One region of Deinococcus budaensis genomic DNA includes:
- a CDS encoding DegV family protein — MTHQPQFAVVTDGGLDAFPDLRNGVPVAPFSLTFGTQNYRMDEITREWLFQELQRNPAHPTSSQPTPQDWAEAYRAAGAGGLPVLALTISAGLSGSRNAAEQALALVPGVDVTIHDTRTLSAAQAFQVHAAVTAAERGESLETALAWVRRTHEETELYFTIETLEYLRRGGRIGRVQATLGGLLNLKPVITVDKEAAIYTNVGRARSYKGAIEAVAAQVTARHGEGTPLRLGLLYGSVREDADALLAAIRARHPVVWSGFAGVNPVLNVHTGPRALGVAAAPGNWVWER, encoded by the coding sequence ATGACCCACCAGCCGCAGTTTGCCGTCGTGACCGACGGGGGCCTCGACGCCTTCCCGGACCTCCGCAACGGGGTGCCGGTCGCGCCCTTCAGCCTGACGTTCGGGACGCAGAACTACCGCATGGACGAGATCACCCGCGAGTGGCTCTTTCAGGAACTCCAGCGCAACCCGGCGCACCCGACCTCCAGCCAGCCCACCCCGCAGGACTGGGCGGAGGCCTACCGGGCGGCGGGGGCAGGCGGGCTGCCGGTGCTGGCGCTGACGATCAGCGCGGGGCTGTCGGGCAGCCGCAACGCCGCCGAGCAGGCGCTCGCGCTGGTGCCGGGAGTGGATGTGACCATCCACGACACCCGCACGCTCAGCGCGGCGCAGGCCTTTCAGGTTCACGCCGCCGTGACGGCGGCCGAGCGCGGCGAGTCGCTGGAGACGGCGCTCGCCTGGGTGCGGCGCACGCACGAGGAGACCGAGCTGTACTTCACCATCGAGACGCTGGAGTACCTGCGGCGGGGCGGCCGCATCGGACGGGTGCAGGCCACGCTGGGCGGGCTGCTGAACCTCAAGCCCGTCATCACGGTGGACAAGGAGGCCGCGATCTACACCAACGTGGGCCGGGCGCGCTCGTACAAGGGGGCCATCGAGGCCGTCGCCGCGCAGGTCACCGCCCGCCACGGCGAGGGCACCCCGCTGCGGCTGGGCCTGCTGTACGGCTCGGTCCGCGAGGACGCCGACGCGCTGCTGGCGGCGATCCGGGCGCGGCATCCGGTCGTGTGGTCGGGGTTCGCGGGGGTCAACCCGGTGCTCAACGTGCATACCGGGCCGCGTGCGCTGGGGGTGGCGGCGGCGCCGGGCAACTGGGTCTGGGAACGCTGA
- the sucC gene encoding ADP-forming succinate--CoA ligase subunit beta produces MKLHEYQGKELLRRFGVNVQDGKVAYTPDEVRQIAREYGQPVVVKAQVHVGGRGKAGGVKFSPDIDKAFENGEKILGMDIKGLTVKKVLVTKAVDIDAGTEYYVGMIVDRNVQSYTLMASAEGGMEIEEVAEATPEKIIKHRVDPVTGLRPFEAREVALKAGFKGNLNKIADMMVKMSEAALKMDAVLVEINPLFVDEGGTPLALDTKFEIDDNAMYRHKDLSDWRELEAEHPLEIEASKYGFAYVKLDDGNVGVLGNGAGIVMTSLDVVNRAGAKPANFLDIGGGAKAEIVYNAVKLVSKDPDVKSIFINIFGGITRADEVAKGVIQALEDGILTKPVRMRIAGTAEDEAKALLAEVGSPLIQMYPTMFEAADEAAREANAAEGK; encoded by the coding sequence GTGAAACTTCACGAGTATCAGGGCAAGGAACTGCTGCGCCGTTTCGGCGTGAACGTGCAGGACGGCAAGGTGGCCTACACCCCCGACGAGGTGCGGCAGATCGCCCGCGAGTACGGCCAGCCGGTCGTCGTCAAGGCGCAGGTGCACGTCGGCGGGCGCGGCAAGGCGGGCGGCGTGAAGTTCAGCCCCGACATCGACAAGGCCTTCGAGAACGGCGAGAAGATCCTGGGGATGGACATCAAGGGCCTCACCGTCAAGAAGGTCCTCGTGACCAAGGCCGTCGACATCGACGCCGGGACCGAGTACTACGTCGGCATGATCGTCGACCGCAACGTGCAGAGCTACACCCTGATGGCCTCCGCCGAGGGCGGCATGGAGATCGAGGAAGTGGCGGAAGCTACCCCCGAGAAGATCATCAAGCACCGCGTGGACCCCGTGACCGGCCTGCGCCCCTTCGAGGCGCGCGAGGTCGCGCTCAAGGCGGGCTTCAAGGGCAACCTCAACAAGATCGCCGACATGATGGTCAAGATGTCGGAAGCGGCCCTGAAGATGGACGCCGTTCTGGTCGAGATCAACCCGCTGTTCGTGGACGAAGGCGGCACGCCGCTCGCCCTGGACACCAAGTTCGAGATCGACGACAACGCGATGTACCGCCACAAGGACCTCTCCGACTGGCGCGAGCTGGAAGCCGAGCATCCCCTGGAGATCGAGGCCAGCAAGTACGGCTTTGCCTACGTCAAGCTCGACGACGGCAATGTCGGCGTGCTGGGCAACGGCGCCGGGATCGTGATGACCTCGCTCGACGTGGTGAACCGCGCCGGGGCCAAGCCCGCCAACTTCCTCGACATCGGCGGCGGCGCCAAGGCCGAGATCGTGTACAACGCGGTCAAGCTGGTCTCCAAGGACCCCGACGTCAAGTCGATCTTCATCAACATCTTCGGCGGCATCACCCGCGCCGACGAGGTCGCCAAGGGCGTGATCCAGGCGCTCGAAGACGGCATCCTGACCAAGCCGGTGCGCATGCGCATCGCCGGGACCGCCGAGGACGAAGCCAAGGCGCTGCTGGCCGAGGTGGGCAGCCCCCTCATCCAGATGTACCCCACCATGTTCGAGGCCGCCGACGAGGCTGCCCGCGAGGCCAACGCTGCGGAGGGCAAATAA
- a CDS encoding M24 family metallopeptidase: protein MTQLEGLRAAMRQAGVDALWISDPANVRAVSGFSSGKDGKVLVTGDGAALYTDGRYTVQAQEESRIEQHIARPPETYQDAAERVRGGRVGFEAEHLTVAGLDALREHWEAELVPTRGLVEGVRLIKTPGEVQAIREAQALADRVFAQVRPMIRAGVRELDVALELETGLRRAGAEVGFDVIVASGPRGAMPHGVASERVVEEGDLVTIDFGARVRGYHSDMTRTVAVDRPSDEMRRVYEAVLEAEEAAVAAVRPGMRAADLDALARGILERHGLAEAFAHSLGHGVGLNIHEGPGLRKGSEDVLEPGMVITVEPGAYLPGVGGVRIEDLVLVTEDGYEVLSHTPKEKV, encoded by the coding sequence ATGACCCAACTGGAAGGTTTGAGAGCGGCGATGAGGCAGGCTGGGGTGGACGCCCTGTGGATCAGCGACCCGGCCAACGTGCGGGCGGTGAGCGGCTTTTCGAGCGGCAAGGACGGCAAGGTGCTGGTGACCGGGGACGGGGCGGCGCTGTACACCGACGGGCGCTACACGGTGCAGGCGCAGGAGGAATCGCGCATCGAGCAGCACATCGCGCGGCCCCCGGAGACCTACCAGGATGCGGCGGAGCGGGTGCGCGGCGGGCGCGTGGGCTTCGAGGCCGAGCACCTGACGGTGGCGGGACTCGACGCCCTGCGCGAGCACTGGGAGGCCGAGCTGGTCCCCACGCGCGGACTGGTGGAGGGCGTGCGGCTGATCAAGACGCCGGGGGAGGTGCAGGCGATCCGGGAGGCGCAGGCGCTGGCGGACCGGGTGTTTGCCCAGGTGCGCCCCATGATCCGCGCGGGCGTGCGCGAACTCGATGTGGCGCTGGAACTGGAAACCGGCCTGCGCCGCGCCGGGGCCGAGGTCGGCTTCGACGTGATCGTGGCGAGCGGGCCGCGTGGGGCGATGCCGCACGGGGTCGCCAGTGAGCGGGTGGTCGAGGAGGGCGACCTCGTGACCATCGATTTCGGGGCGCGGGTGCGGGGGTACCACTCCGACATGACGCGAACGGTGGCGGTGGATCGCCCGTCGGACGAAATGCGGCGCGTCTACGAGGCGGTGCTGGAAGCCGAGGAAGCCGCTGTCGCTGCCGTGAGGCCGGGAATGCGGGCCGCCGACCTGGACGCCCTGGCGCGGGGGATTCTGGAGCGGCACGGGCTGGCCGAGGCGTTCGCGCACTCGCTGGGGCACGGCGTCGGCCTGAACATCCATGAGGGGCCGGGGCTGCGCAAGGGCAGCGAGGACGTGCTGGAACCCGGCATGGTGATCACGGTGGAGCCGGGCGCCTACTTGCCGGGCGTGGGGGGTGTCCGTATCGAGGACCTCGTGCTGGTCACGGAGGACGGGTATGAGGTGCTGAGCCACACGCCCAAAGAGAAGGTCTGA
- the pepF gene encoding oligoendopeptidase F produces MTTTQNSPAGRAALPSRADVPREQTWDIEALFATPESWEAEANALPAAIEALAAHSGRLGLGPEALAAYLTEEGEVELRLIRLMSYAGMGASVDGRDAVAAARRDRVGAVAAQFGSVTAFADPELLALDEQAVRGWLTRPELTDHRIRLERLWRDRAHVRSAEVEELLGAVQAPFASERGIHPALANMDLRFGTAGGEAVTQGNVDRLTSAQGREVRREAWENYADAHLAVRHAQAAMYATNVRQNVFLARARRYPDAITATLAPDCIPTEVVTTLLETYRAHTPTWHRYWRVRREWLGLPELREYDVKAALVPPRAVSYEQAVEWIADGMAPLGEAYVRELRAGLTTERWVDYAENDGKRQGAYSNGGGRVKPYIFMTWNGTMSSYSTLAHEIGHSMHSLLSQREHSYAVPRYTLFHAEVASNFDQAMVRSHLLKQARESGDTDFEVAIIEEALANFHRYFFIMPTLAAFELEAYRRVEAGGTLSAPDLIELTADLLHEGYGDGVQMDRERSGILWAQFSTHLYANFYAYQYATGISAAHQILEQFQADPEAARERYLAFLKSGGSLDPIDALREAGLDMLSPEPVQATFRTLAGYVDRLEELLAARG; encoded by the coding sequence GTGACCACAACCCAGAACAGCCCGGCCGGAAGAGCGGCCCTGCCGTCCCGCGCCGACGTGCCCCGCGAGCAGACCTGGGACATCGAGGCCCTCTTTGCGACCCCCGAAAGCTGGGAGGCCGAGGCGAACGCCCTCCCCGCCGCCATCGAGGCGCTCGCGGCCCACAGCGGGCGGTTGGGTCTCGGCCCCGAGGCGCTGGCCGCCTACCTGACCGAGGAAGGCGAGGTCGAGCTGCGCCTGATCCGCCTGATGTCCTACGCGGGGATGGGCGCCAGCGTGGACGGCCGCGACGCCGTGGCCGCCGCCCGGCGCGACCGGGTGGGCGCAGTCGCCGCGCAGTTCGGCAGCGTGACCGCCTTCGCGGACCCCGAACTGCTCGCCCTGGACGAGCAGGCGGTGCGCGGCTGGCTCACGCGCCCCGAGCTGACTGACCACCGCATCCGCCTGGAGCGGCTGTGGCGTGACCGTGCCCACGTCCGCTCCGCCGAGGTGGAAGAACTGCTGGGCGCCGTGCAGGCCCCCTTCGCCTCCGAGCGCGGCATCCATCCGGCGCTGGCCAACATGGACCTGCGCTTCGGCACCGCAGGCGGCGAGGCCGTCACCCAGGGCAACGTGGACCGCCTGACCTCCGCCCAGGGGCGCGAGGTGCGCCGCGAGGCCTGGGAGAACTACGCCGACGCGCACCTGGCCGTGCGCCACGCCCAGGCGGCCATGTACGCCACCAACGTGCGCCAGAACGTCTTCCTGGCCCGCGCCCGCCGCTACCCCGACGCGATCACCGCGACCCTGGCTCCCGACTGTATTCCCACCGAGGTCGTGACCACCCTGCTGGAGACCTACCGCGCCCACACCCCCACCTGGCACCGTTACTGGCGGGTCCGCCGCGAGTGGCTGGGCCTGCCCGAACTGCGCGAGTACGACGTGAAAGCTGCCCTGGTCCCCCCCCGCGCGGTCAGTTACGAACAGGCGGTCGAGTGGATCGCCGACGGCATGGCCCCGCTGGGCGAGGCCTACGTGCGTGAGTTGCGCGCGGGCCTGACCACTGAGCGCTGGGTGGACTACGCCGAGAACGACGGCAAGCGCCAGGGCGCCTATTCCAACGGCGGCGGGCGGGTCAAGCCCTACATCTTCATGACCTGGAACGGTACCATGAGCAGCTATTCCACCCTGGCCCACGAGATCGGCCACTCCATGCACTCGCTGCTCTCCCAGCGCGAGCACTCCTATGCAGTGCCCCGCTACACGCTCTTCCACGCCGAGGTCGCCAGCAACTTCGATCAGGCGATGGTCCGCTCCCACCTGCTGAAACAGGCCCGGGAAAGCGGCGACACCGACTTCGAGGTGGCGATCATCGAAGAAGCGCTCGCCAACTTCCACCGCTACTTCTTCATCATGCCGACGCTGGCCGCCTTCGAGCTGGAAGCCTACCGCCGCGTCGAGGCGGGCGGCACCCTCAGCGCCCCCGACCTGATCGAACTGACCGCCGACCTGCTGCACGAGGGCTACGGCGACGGCGTGCAGATGGACCGCGAGAGAAGCGGCATCCTGTGGGCGCAGTTCTCCACCCACCTCTACGCCAACTTCTACGCCTACCAGTACGCGACCGGCATCAGCGCCGCCCACCAGATTCTGGAGCAGTTCCAGGCAGACCCCGAGGCCGCCCGCGAGCGCTACCTCGCCTTCCTGAAATCCGGCGGCAGCCTCGACCCCATCGACGCCTTGCGGGAAGCCGGGCTGGACATGCTCAGCCCCGAACCCGTGCAGGCCACCTTCCGCACCCTGGCCGGGTACGTGGACCGCCTGGAGGAATTGCTGGCCGCCCGAGGCTGA
- a CDS encoding YchJ family protein, with amino-acid sequence MPLPFPVFKPCPCGSGRSYGGCCGPRHTGERPAETPEALMRSRYAAYALRDTGYVRRTWHPDTCPPDLDLAGDDTRYTGLTVHRAQGEEVEFTATLVAGGRRQRLRERSTFTQVGGAWVYLDGVTP; translated from the coding sequence ATGCCTCTCCCCTTTCCCGTTTTCAAGCCGTGCCCGTGCGGCTCGGGGCGCAGTTACGGCGGGTGCTGCGGCCCCCGGCACACGGGCGAGCGGCCCGCCGAGACGCCGGAAGCGCTGATGCGGTCGCGGTACGCGGCCTATGCGCTGCGCGACACCGGCTACGTGCGCCGGACCTGGCACCCCGACACCTGCCCGCCGGACCTCGACCTGGCCGGAGACGACACGCGGTACACGGGGCTGACGGTCCACCGGGCGCAGGGCGAGGAGGTGGAGTTCACGGCCACGCTGGTCGCGGGCGGGCGCCGGCAGCGGCTGCGCGAGCGCAGCACCTTCACGCAGGTGGGCGGGGCGTGGGTGTACCTGGACGGGGTGACGCCCTGA
- the sucD gene encoding succinate--CoA ligase subunit alpha: MGILVNKDSRVIVQGMTGREGASHSRAMRDFGTQVVAGVTPGKGGTDFEGWPVYNSVEEAKEATGANVSIIFVPPAGAADAVLEAAHAGIPLIVLITEGVPTVDMMRAVQEVKELDAQSRASGGPGVRLIGGNCPGLVTNGEAKVGIMPNRIYEKPGRIGLISRSGTLTYEAAKLLNDAGMGTSTTVGIGGDPVIGTTFADVLPMFEADPDTDAVVVIGEIGGADEEAAAEYIAQNMKKPVVAFISGRSAPAGKRMGHAGAIIMGNVGTPESKLAAFAAANVPVADTMPEIIDLVKKALNVTA; the protein is encoded by the coding sequence ATGGGCATCCTCGTTAACAAAGACTCCAGGGTCATCGTGCAGGGCATGACCGGCCGCGAGGGCGCCAGCCACAGCCGCGCCATGCGCGACTTCGGCACCCAGGTCGTGGCGGGCGTGACCCCCGGCAAGGGCGGCACCGACTTTGAGGGCTGGCCCGTGTACAACTCGGTCGAGGAAGCGAAAGAGGCGACCGGCGCGAACGTCTCCATCATCTTCGTGCCCCCCGCCGGGGCCGCCGACGCCGTGCTGGAAGCCGCCCACGCGGGCATTCCCCTGATCGTCCTGATCACCGAGGGCGTGCCCACCGTGGACATGATGCGCGCCGTGCAGGAGGTCAAGGAACTCGATGCCCAGAGCCGCGCCTCAGGCGGCCCGGGCGTGCGCCTGATCGGCGGCAACTGCCCCGGCCTGGTCACCAACGGCGAAGCCAAGGTGGGCATCATGCCCAACCGCATCTACGAGAAGCCCGGCCGCATCGGCCTGATCAGCCGCTCCGGCACGCTGACCTACGAGGCCGCCAAGCTGCTCAACGACGCCGGGATGGGCACTTCCACCACCGTCGGCATCGGCGGTGACCCCGTGATCGGCACGACCTTCGCGGACGTGCTGCCCATGTTCGAGGCCGACCCTGACACCGACGCCGTGGTCGTGATCGGCGAGATCGGCGGCGCGGACGAGGAAGCGGCCGCCGAGTACATCGCGCAGAACATGAAAAAGCCCGTCGTGGCCTTCATCTCGGGCCGCTCGGCCCCCGCAGGCAAGCGCATGGGCCACGCGGGCGCGATCATCATGGGCAACGTCGGGACCCCCGAAAGCAAGCTCGCGGCCTTTGCCGCCGCGAACGTGCCGGTGGCCGATACCATGCCCGAGATCATCGACCTCGTCAAAAAGGCGCTGAACGTCACCGCCTGA
- a CDS encoding AEC family transporter, with protein sequence MFAALFNVVLPVVLVAGVGALLARRFPLHPDTLGKVSLNALTPALALSSLLGTTVTARAGLRLSLAYFALAGLGVLAAYLAARRTPGLTRRAVMASVAIGNNGNFGLPIALFALGQAGLDQAVVIFLCSVVLTFTLGPLLYGSAGGARAGLLAVLRLPVVWCIGAALLVRLLDLPLPLGLRRGIDLLGQAALPMVLLSLGIQLGQSGHVALTRPVLTAVGLRVFAMPALALAVGLAFGLRGLGLQGLVLASAMPTAVNAFLLAREYGADADTVASAVALSTLASLGTAALVVTLLPGIGALG encoded by the coding sequence GTGTTCGCCGCCCTGTTCAACGTCGTGCTGCCGGTCGTGCTGGTGGCGGGGGTGGGCGCCCTGCTGGCCCGGCGTTTTCCCCTCCACCCGGACACGCTGGGCAAGGTCAGCCTCAACGCGCTGACGCCCGCGCTGGCCCTCAGCAGCCTGCTGGGCACCACCGTGACGGCCCGCGCCGGGCTGCGGCTCTCGCTGGCCTACTTCGCGCTGGCGGGGCTGGGGGTGCTGGCGGCCTATCTGGCTGCCCGCCGCACGCCGGGGCTGACCCGCCGGGCGGTCATGGCGAGCGTCGCCATCGGCAACAACGGCAATTTCGGGCTGCCCATCGCGCTGTTCGCGCTGGGGCAGGCAGGTCTCGACCAGGCGGTGGTGATTTTCCTGTGCTCGGTCGTCTTGACCTTCACGCTGGGGCCGCTGCTGTACGGCTCGGCGGGCGGCGCGCGGGCCGGGCTGCTGGCGGTGCTGCGCCTGCCGGTGGTCTGGTGCATCGGGGCGGCCCTGCTGGTGCGCCTGCTCGACCTGCCCCTGCCGCTGGGCCTGCGCCGGGGGATCGACCTGCTGGGGCAGGCCGCGCTGCCGATGGTGCTGCTCTCGCTGGGGATTCAGCTGGGACAGTCCGGCCACGTGGCGCTCACCCGGCCCGTCCTGACCGCCGTGGGCCTGCGCGTGTTCGCGATGCCCGCGCTGGCGCTGGCGGTCGGCCTGGCTTTCGGGCTGCGCGGCCTGGGCCTTCAGGGCCTGGTCCTCGCCTCGGCCATGCCCACCGCCGTGAACGCCTTTTTGCTCGCCCGCGAATACGGCGCCGACGCCGACACGGTCGCCAGCGCGGTGGCCCTCAGCACCCTCGCCAGCCTCGGGACCGCTGCGCTGGTCGTGACGCTGCTGCCCGGAATCGGGGCGCTGGGCTAG
- a CDS encoding NAD(P)-dependent oxidoreductase: protein MTTTAFLGLGAMGFPMAAHLARQARAAGGRALVWNRTQSRAEAHAREHGSERVDLPGVAGADVIFSCLPTSAEVDEMLARLAGDLRPGTVWVDCTSGHPQAARRQAAALAERGVAFLDAPVSGGTSGAAAGTLTVMVGGDPQVLARVQPDLAFAGKVVHVGEAGAGFAVKAVNNALLAANLWAAGEGLAALARAGVDLGAALDVINASSGRSNASENLIGSRVLTRAFPVTFQLGLLAKDTGIAADVVREAGASAPVLMQVEALMRAAAHTVGAGEDHTAALRLIEQFNDKEIK from the coding sequence ATGACCACCACAGCATTCCTGGGGCTGGGCGCGATGGGGTTTCCCATGGCCGCGCACCTTGCCCGGCAGGCCCGGGCGGCGGGCGGCCGCGCCCTGGTCTGGAACCGCACCCAGTCCAGGGCCGAGGCCCACGCCCGCGAACACGGCAGCGAGCGGGTGGACCTGCCCGGCGTGGCCGGGGCCGACGTGATCTTTTCCTGCCTGCCCACCAGCGCCGAGGTGGACGAGATGCTCGCGCGGCTGGCGGGCGACCTGCGCCCCGGCACCGTCTGGGTGGACTGCACCAGCGGGCACCCGCAGGCGGCGCGGCGGCAGGCGGCGGCGCTGGCGGAGCGGGGGGTCGCCTTTCTGGACGCGCCCGTCAGCGGGGGCACCTCGGGCGCGGCGGCGGGCACGCTCACCGTGATGGTGGGCGGGGACCCGCAGGTGCTCGCGCGGGTGCAGCCGGACCTCGCCTTCGCGGGCAAGGTGGTCCACGTGGGCGAGGCGGGCGCGGGCTTCGCGGTCAAGGCCGTCAACAACGCGCTGCTGGCCGCGAACCTCTGGGCGGCGGGCGAGGGACTGGCGGCGCTGGCCCGGGCCGGAGTGGACCTGGGCGCGGCGCTGGACGTGATCAACGCGAGCAGCGGAAGAAGCAACGCTTCCGAGAACCTGATCGGCTCCCGCGTCCTGACGCGCGCGTTTCCGGTCACCTTCCAGCTCGGGCTGCTGGCCAAAGACACCGGGATCGCGGCGGACGTGGTGCGGGAGGCCGGGGCGAGCGCGCCCGTGCTGATGCAGGTCGAGGCCCTGATGCGCGCCGCCGCCCACACCGTCGGCGCCGGGGAGGACCACACCGCCGCCCTGAGGCTGATCGAACAATTCAACGACAAGGAGATCAAATGA
- a CDS encoding YbjN domain-containing protein produces the protein MTMETALLTLDTLAKYLKEKEVQLDMEENGGQRFIRMGWRFEMGDAAVLVSVNDGPNNTSRLEITCVTQKGYADRRSEVVNMLNDRNRERAFSRSIDADGNVWLEYVGFYPTLAEMPQETFDTLFGGVLMHFQDDYAALEGYTPGPQLQQPQA, from the coding sequence ATGACGATGGAAACGGCGCTTTTGACGCTGGACACGCTGGCGAAGTACCTGAAGGAAAAGGAAGTCCAGCTCGATATGGAAGAAAACGGCGGCCAGCGGTTTATCCGCATGGGCTGGCGCTTCGAGATGGGCGACGCCGCCGTGCTGGTCTCCGTCAACGACGGCCCCAACAACACCAGCCGCCTGGAGATCACCTGCGTGACCCAGAAGGGCTACGCCGACCGCCGCAGCGAGGTCGTGAACATGCTCAACGACCGCAACCGCGAGCGGGCCTTCTCGCGCTCCATCGACGCCGACGGCAACGTCTGGCTGGAGTACGTGGGCTTCTACCCCACCCTGGCCGAGATGCCCCAGGAAACCTTCGACACCCTGTTCGGCGGCGTCCTGATGCACTTCCAGGACGACTACGCGGCGCTGGAAGGCTACACCCCCGGCCCGCAGCTTCAGCAACCTCAGGCGTAA
- a CDS encoding rhodanese-like domain-containing protein: MSPKTAAQLVLEARQRVENLSAAQVAVELEGGEAVLIDVREPAEQAAAGVIPGAVSAPRGMLEFWADPSSPYHRPEFDPGRRVILHCASGGRSALAADTLQQLGYTNVAHLDGGLKAWAEARYPVEKPGAPSS; the protein is encoded by the coding sequence ATGTCCCCCAAAACGGCGGCTCAACTCGTGCTCGAGGCCCGGCAACGGGTCGAGAACCTGTCGGCTGCGCAGGTCGCGGTTGAGCTGGAAGGTGGAGAAGCGGTGCTGATCGACGTGCGTGAACCGGCGGAACAGGCCGCCGCAGGTGTCATCCCCGGTGCGGTGTCGGCCCCACGGGGCATGCTGGAGTTCTGGGCGGACCCGTCCAGTCCATATCACCGCCCGGAATTCGACCCAGGGCGCCGAGTCATCCTGCACTGTGCCAGTGGGGGCCGCTCGGCCCTCGCCGCAGACACCTTGCAGCAACTGGGCTACACGAACGTGGCCCATCTCGATGGCGGTCTCAAGGCCTGGGCAGAGGCCAGATACCCGGTCGAGAAACCGGGCGCCCCCTCCTCCTAG
- a CDS encoding TrmH family RNA methyltransferase, which translates to MSLPPAPITSLQNPHVKRLVRLRNRRERDREGVILIEGARELARAAAAGLVPQTLYTCPPLYSPEAHEVESGLPGPRQPLSRDAFEKVSGRENPDGLLAVVPAPAPRLPDPAGDALLVVLHGLEKPGNIGAILRTADAVGASGVLVLGRGADVYSPGVIRASQGSVFSVPVAALGEEEALAYLAGHQFTRVACTPDAPREYWDAPLTGRVALVLGAEHAGLPPEWRTSDLSVRIPMHGEADSLNVATAAALVLYETLRQRR; encoded by the coding sequence ATGTCCCTGCCCCCGGCCCCGATCACTTCCCTGCAAAACCCCCACGTCAAGCGGCTGGTGCGCCTGCGCAACCGCCGCGAGCGCGACCGCGAGGGCGTGATCCTGATCGAGGGCGCCCGCGAACTCGCCCGCGCCGCTGCCGCCGGTCTGGTGCCCCAGACCCTCTACACCTGTCCCCCCCTCTACAGCCCCGAGGCGCACGAGGTCGAATCCGGTCTGCCCGGCCCCCGCCAGCCGCTCTCGCGGGACGCCTTCGAGAAGGTCAGCGGCCGTGAGAACCCCGACGGCCTGCTCGCGGTCGTTCCCGCCCCCGCGCCGCGCCTGCCTGACCCCGCCGGGGACGCCCTGCTCGTCGTGCTGCACGGGTTGGAAAAGCCCGGCAACATCGGCGCGATCCTGCGGACGGCGGACGCGGTGGGAGCGTCGGGGGTGCTGGTGCTGGGGCGCGGCGCGGACGTGTATTCCCCGGGCGTGATCCGCGCCTCGCAGGGCAGCGTCTTCTCGGTTCCGGTCGCCGCGCTGGGTGAGGAAGAAGCCCTGGCGTACCTCGCCGGGCACCAGTTCACCCGCGTCGCCTGCACCCCCGACGCCCCCCGCGAGTACTGGGACGCGCCGCTGACCGGCCGGGTCGCGCTGGTCCTGGGCGCCGAGCACGCGGGCCTGCCCCCCGAGTGGCGCACCTCCGATCTGTCCGTCCGCATCCCTATGCACGGGGAAGCTGACAGCCTCAATGTGGCGACGGCGGCGGCCTTGGTGCTGTACGAGACCCTGCGGCAGCGGCGTTGA